Proteins encoded in a region of the Mycolicibacterium chitae genome:
- a CDS encoding carboxymuconolactone decarboxylase family protein translates to MTVTAPSDESPTTMHLLDFVFAEVWQRSGLTRRERRFVTLPCAAAADAEGPLRDHVYAALNSGDVTIAEMQETVLHFAVYGGWPKASRFNQVVDEEWARIHSERGLPVPSPEPLLPLATPSDPEARLAVGEQSFKDINCLPFAPIRDNPFQGAGILNFVFGEMWLRPGLGMKERRLITVACVAFQDAPYPILSHVYAALKSKDLSFSEMDELALHFAAHYGWPKGSHLNQVIGEQKQRVTQEWADEATVIS, encoded by the coding sequence ATGACTGTGACGGCACCGTCGGATGAGTCTCCGACGACCATGCATCTGCTCGACTTCGTGTTTGCAGAGGTGTGGCAGCGGTCCGGGTTGACTCGTCGCGAACGCCGGTTCGTCACCTTGCCGTGCGCGGCGGCGGCCGATGCTGAGGGCCCGCTGCGCGACCACGTATATGCCGCGCTCAACAGCGGTGACGTCACCATCGCCGAGATGCAGGAAACGGTACTGCATTTCGCGGTGTACGGAGGATGGCCCAAGGCGTCACGCTTCAACCAGGTCGTCGACGAAGAATGGGCACGCATCCACAGCGAGCGGGGCCTGCCGGTGCCCTCACCGGAGCCTCTGTTGCCCTTGGCCACGCCAAGCGATCCGGAGGCTCGGCTGGCCGTAGGGGAGCAGTCGTTCAAGGACATCAACTGCCTGCCCTTCGCGCCCATCCGGGACAATCCGTTTCAGGGAGCGGGGATCTTGAACTTCGTGTTCGGCGAGATGTGGCTTCGGCCGGGGCTGGGTATGAAGGAGCGACGCCTGATCACCGTCGCCTGTGTCGCATTCCAGGACGCCCCGTACCCGATCCTGAGTCATGTCTACGCTGCGTTGAAGAGCAAAGACCTGTCCTTTTCCGAAATGGACGAATTGGCCTTGCATTTCGCCGCGCACTATGGCTGGCCCAAGGGCTCGCACCTGAACCAGGTCATCGGTGAGCAGAAGCAACGGGTAACCCAAGAGTGGGCCGATGAGGCGACGGTCATCTCATGA
- a CDS encoding mycofactocin-coupled SDR family oxidoreductase, whose amino-acid sequence MRGRVEGKRVLITGAARGMGRSHAVRLAEEGADLILVDICESVPMIEYPLAAADELAETARLVEALGRRAVTKVVDVRDEEDLRTAVDQGVEELGGLDASVANAGVLTGGTWDTTTAEQWRAVVDVNLIGTWNTCRSAIPHLLERGGSLINISSAAAIKGSPLHTPYTASKFGVIGMSRALANELAAVNIRVNTVLPTGVATGMQPETLHTLLHDKRADLGPIFQNALPIVMTEAVDISNAVLYLVSDEARHVTGLELKVDAGVSIR is encoded by the coding sequence ATGAGAGGGCGCGTCGAGGGTAAACGGGTCCTGATCACCGGGGCAGCGCGCGGTATGGGGCGGAGTCACGCAGTACGGCTGGCCGAGGAGGGCGCCGACCTCATCCTGGTCGACATCTGTGAGTCCGTCCCGATGATCGAGTATCCGCTCGCTGCTGCCGACGAACTCGCAGAGACCGCACGCCTGGTCGAAGCGTTGGGGCGGCGCGCCGTTACGAAGGTTGTCGACGTACGTGATGAGGAAGATCTTCGGACGGCGGTGGACCAGGGGGTGGAGGAATTGGGAGGCCTGGATGCCTCCGTGGCCAACGCCGGGGTGCTGACCGGGGGAACCTGGGACACCACCACGGCGGAGCAGTGGCGTGCCGTGGTCGATGTCAACCTGATCGGCACCTGGAACACCTGCCGGTCGGCCATACCGCACTTGCTCGAGCGCGGCGGCAGCCTGATCAACATCAGCTCGGCGGCCGCGATCAAGGGCTCTCCGCTGCACACCCCGTACACCGCGTCCAAGTTCGGTGTCATCGGGATGAGTAGGGCGTTGGCCAATGAGCTTGCGGCGGTGAATATCCGGGTTAATACGGTGCTGCCCACCGGAGTGGCCACCGGTATGCAGCCAGAGACATTGCACACGCTGCTGCACGACAAGCGTGCCGATTTGGGCCCGATCTTCCAGAACGCGCTGCCGATCGTGATGACGGAGGCCGTCGACATCAGCAACGCGGTGCTCTACCTCGTGTCTGACGAGGCCCGCCATGTCACCGGCCTCGAACTCAAGGTCGATGCCGGCGTCAGCATCCGTTGA
- a CDS encoding mycofactocin-coupled SDR family oxidoreductase, with product MGSLDGKVAFVTGVGRGQGRSHAVRLASNGANIIGVDICADIESNGYPMASRAELDETIALVEGAGGKMLGSVADVRDFQALKSALDAGVDHFGRLDIVCANAGIAAMGFRELTIEEELQMWTDVVDVNLVGSFHTARAAMPHLIDGKRGGSIVFTSSTSGLVGFGGMQGGGLGYAASKHGIVGLMRTLANALAPHSIRVNTVHPTAVNTMMATNPAMTAFLEHYPDGGPHLQNPMPVSMLEPEDISAAVAFLVSDEGKYITGVTFPVDAGFCNKL from the coding sequence ATGGGTTCTCTAGACGGCAAGGTCGCATTTGTCACCGGTGTCGGTCGCGGGCAAGGGCGCAGTCATGCCGTCCGGCTCGCCTCCAACGGCGCCAACATCATTGGCGTGGACATCTGCGCTGACATCGAGTCCAACGGATATCCGATGGCCTCGCGCGCCGAGCTCGACGAAACGATCGCCTTAGTGGAGGGGGCGGGCGGCAAGATGTTGGGTTCGGTGGCTGATGTCCGTGACTTCCAAGCGCTCAAGTCGGCGCTGGATGCGGGGGTCGACCACTTCGGGCGGTTGGACATCGTTTGTGCCAACGCGGGTATTGCGGCGATGGGATTCCGCGAGCTGACGATCGAGGAGGAGCTCCAGATGTGGACCGACGTGGTTGACGTGAATCTGGTCGGGTCCTTCCACACCGCCAGAGCCGCGATGCCGCACCTGATCGACGGTAAGCGCGGCGGGTCCATCGTGTTCACAAGCTCGACCTCCGGGCTGGTGGGCTTCGGCGGTATGCAGGGCGGTGGATTGGGATACGCCGCGTCCAAGCACGGCATCGTCGGGCTGATGCGCACTTTGGCCAATGCTCTGGCACCCCACAGCATCCGAGTCAATACCGTGCATCCGACGGCGGTCAACACCATGATGGCAACCAACCCCGCCATGACGGCGTTCCTGGAGCACTACCCCGACGGCGGCCCGCATTTGCAGAACCCGATGCCGGTCTCGATGCTCGAACCCGAAGACATCAGCGCCGCGGTCGCGTTCCTGGTCTCTGATGAGGGCAAATACATCACCGGTGTGACCTTCCCCGTTGATGCCGGCTTCTGCAACAAGCTATGA
- a CDS encoding TetR family transcriptional regulator — MDGKGTQRLDGDRLLDVVVELLESTGYDSVQLREVARLARSSLATIYKRYQTRDDLILAALEYWMQQHRYAGITVPAREPAPSLHQGLMELFRAIFEPWERHPQMLMAFFRVRSSPKGQQLFRFGLDFVLPAGMAVLADVEDEFVANLDSIISSLIYGLLGRFTAGEIAVTDILPILDQTVYWLTRGYEAQAADPLDGGNTQPVGDGDLSSAMRLGPV; from the coding sequence ATGGACGGGAAAGGTACGCAACGGCTCGACGGTGACCGGCTGCTCGATGTCGTCGTCGAGCTGTTGGAGTCCACGGGCTACGACTCGGTCCAGCTCCGAGAGGTCGCTCGCCTCGCGCGTAGCTCGCTCGCGACCATTTACAAGCGCTACCAAACCCGCGACGACCTCATCCTGGCCGCGCTGGAGTATTGGATGCAGCAGCACCGGTACGCAGGGATCACCGTCCCAGCGCGGGAACCGGCGCCCTCCCTGCACCAGGGGCTGATGGAGCTCTTCCGCGCGATCTTCGAGCCGTGGGAGCGTCACCCTCAGATGCTCATGGCCTTCTTCCGGGTGCGGTCTTCGCCCAAGGGACAGCAGCTATTTCGATTCGGGCTGGACTTCGTCCTTCCGGCGGGCATGGCGGTGCTCGCCGATGTCGAGGACGAGTTCGTTGCCAATCTCGACTCCATCATTTCAAGTTTGATCTACGGACTGTTGGGACGCTTTACCGCCGGCGAGATCGCCGTCACCGACATCCTGCCCATCCTGGATCAGACGGTGTATTGGCTGACCAGGGGTTACGAAGCCCAGGCCGCCGATCCGCTTGACGGGGGAAATACCCAACCCGTCGGCGACGGCGATCTGTCGTCTGCCATGAGGCTGGGACCAGTGTGA
- a CDS encoding nuclear transport factor 2 family protein, whose translation MTNIEAARAGYKAFAAGDAEGMQRVWADNIHWWSSEEVQPGGEFTGVGAVMQMLAEIPKHWTSMTVEPTEFIEAGDYVIVRGTQTLTNDKGSAEGKFAHIMKFQDGKCIDAEMHADTAKALKLRG comes from the coding sequence ATGACCAATATCGAGGCCGCGCGCGCGGGATACAAGGCATTCGCCGCCGGTGATGCGGAGGGGATGCAACGGGTCTGGGCCGACAACATCCACTGGTGGAGCTCCGAGGAGGTCCAACCCGGCGGGGAGTTCACCGGGGTCGGGGCCGTCATGCAGATGCTCGCCGAGATTCCGAAGCATTGGACCTCGATGACCGTGGAACCCACGGAGTTCATCGAGGCCGGCGACTACGTCATAGTGCGAGGTACCCAAACGCTCACCAACGACAAGGGTTCGGCGGAAGGGAAATTCGCCCACATCATGAAGTTCCAGGACGGTAAGTGCATTGACGCCGAGATGCATGCCGACACCGCGAAGGCACTCAAACTGCGGGGCTGA
- a CDS encoding phosphodiester glycosidase family protein produces MPKGATVKTPAAVIRRLAAACAAALTCASVALAAGPVAHAADARELLASAIANTRGSYLVYNFGGGAPAPMLNAGGNWYEMSNGGHLMIIKSASQRLTPRLLVDTHQGYQARCERTPGARTGEGLWQAAEIYTPIAAWQQLGQPTIAVNANFFDVRGQKGGSWKTTGCSSPLGAYVDNTRGLGRVNAAVTGTIAYAGKQGLSGGNEHWTALTTMILPVAGAPFVISPKSPTDYDAAGPVIQGLMDKGTRFVAVAGIGLLAPGDTGQLNDGGPSAARTAIAYSREKDEMYVFQGGSYTPDQIQDLFRALGSDTAILLDGGGSSAIVLRRDTGGMWAGAGAPKGSCDTMQVLCDSKERALPSWLAFN; encoded by the coding sequence CTGCCGAAAGGGGCCACCGTGAAGACCCCTGCCGCCGTGATTCGGCGCCTCGCCGCAGCCTGTGCAGCCGCCCTGACGTGTGCCTCGGTGGCGCTCGCGGCCGGGCCCGTCGCGCATGCCGCCGACGCCCGCGAACTGCTGGCCAGCGCGATCGCCAACACCCGGGGTTCCTACCTGGTGTACAACTTCGGCGGCGGCGCCCCCGCCCCCATGCTCAACGCCGGCGGCAACTGGTACGAGATGAGCAACGGCGGGCATCTGATGATCATCAAGTCCGCCTCGCAGCGGCTGACCCCGCGACTGCTGGTCGACACCCATCAGGGCTATCAGGCGCGCTGCGAACGCACCCCGGGCGCGCGCACCGGCGAGGGGCTGTGGCAGGCCGCGGAGATCTACACCCCGATCGCCGCCTGGCAGCAACTCGGCCAGCCGACCATCGCCGTCAACGCCAACTTCTTCGACGTCCGCGGGCAGAAGGGCGGCTCCTGGAAGACCACCGGCTGCAGTTCGCCGCTGGGCGCCTACGTCGACAACACGCGCGGCCTCGGCCGGGTCAACGCCGCGGTCACCGGGACCATCGCCTACGCCGGCAAGCAGGGCCTGTCCGGCGGCAACGAACACTGGACCGCCCTGACCACGATGATCCTGCCGGTGGCCGGGGCGCCGTTCGTCATCTCGCCCAAGTCGCCGACCGACTACGACGCCGCCGGCCCGGTGATCCAGGGGCTGATGGACAAGGGCACCCGATTCGTCGCGGTCGCCGGCATCGGACTGCTGGCCCCGGGTGACACCGGACAGCTCAACGACGGTGGGCCGTCGGCGGCGCGCACCGCGATCGCCTACTCCCGCGAGAAGGACGAGATGTACGTCTTCCAGGGCGGCAGCTACACCCCGGACCAGATCCAGGACCTGTTCCGCGCGTTGGGCAGTGACACCGCGATCCTGCTCGACGGCGGCGGGTCCTCGGCCATCGTGCTGCGCCGCGACACCGGCGGCATGTGGGCGGGCGCGGGCGCGCCCAAGGGGTCGTGCGACACCATGCAGGTGTTGTGCGACTCCAAGGAGCGCGCGCTGCCGAGTTGGCTGGCGTTCAACTGA
- a CDS encoding HNH endonuclease signature motif containing protein, giving the protein MATATCSDRDGIIALLDEYEAVQDKLAAVQLDALNTADMLTVLARRENLARKAPVLQHRLINRLAAEATAEELGAKLPRALAMRLRISPADAKRRVEEAADLGPRIALTGEPLEPLMPNVARGQAEGAIGAEHIAKIRKFFTQLPVSVDFETKLSAERELARHAANLDPEAFRKVADRLQAIIDQDGTYTDADRRRRRGVTLGRQGADGMSPISGQLTPEARAVLEAIFAKLSAPGMCNLDDETPCVEGAPSDAQVKGDLRTPAQRNHDALLASGRITLSTGDLGQLNGLPVTVVVSTTLKDLESAAGQAVTAGGSLLPMADVLRMASHAHHYLAIFDGKGIPLHLGRSRRTASPGQRIVLYSRDRGCTAPGCTAPAYQCQVHHAARDWIDGGNTNIEELTLACGSDNRKVKPGGFQTRIRADGRCEWIPPPHLDDGSPRVNDYHHPENLMAPDSEADPDG; this is encoded by the coding sequence ATGGCCACCGCGACGTGCTCGGATCGGGACGGGATCATCGCCCTGCTCGACGAGTACGAGGCGGTCCAGGACAAGCTCGCGGCGGTCCAGCTCGACGCGCTGAACACGGCGGACATGCTGACGGTGCTGGCGCGGCGGGAGAATCTGGCCCGCAAGGCGCCGGTGTTGCAGCATCGGCTGATCAACCGGCTGGCCGCCGAGGCCACCGCCGAGGAACTCGGGGCCAAGCTGCCGCGGGCGTTGGCGATGCGGCTGCGGATCAGTCCCGCCGATGCCAAGCGTCGCGTGGAGGAGGCCGCCGACCTCGGACCGCGGATCGCGCTGACCGGCGAACCGCTGGAGCCCTTGATGCCGAACGTGGCCCGCGGTCAGGCCGAGGGTGCCATCGGGGCCGAACACATCGCGAAGATCCGCAAGTTCTTCACCCAATTGCCGGTGAGCGTGGATTTCGAGACGAAGCTCTCCGCCGAACGTGAGCTGGCCCGTCACGCGGCCAACCTGGACCCTGAGGCGTTCCGCAAGGTCGCCGATCGGCTGCAGGCGATCATCGACCAGGACGGCACCTACACCGACGCCGACCGGCGCCGCCGCCGCGGCGTCACCCTCGGTCGCCAAGGCGCCGACGGCATGTCCCCGATCTCCGGGCAGCTCACACCGGAGGCGCGCGCGGTGCTCGAAGCGATCTTCGCCAAGCTGTCCGCGCCCGGGATGTGCAACCTCGACGACGAAACCCCCTGTGTGGAAGGGGCTCCCAGCGACGCGCAGGTCAAGGGTGATCTGCGGACCCCGGCCCAGCGCAACCACGACGCCCTGCTGGCCTCCGGACGCATCACGCTGTCCACCGGGGATCTGGGACAACTCAACGGCCTGCCCGTCACGGTGGTCGTCAGCACCACGCTGAAGGACCTCGAATCCGCGGCGGGGCAGGCCGTCACCGCGGGCGGTTCGCTGCTACCCATGGCCGACGTGCTGCGGATGGCCTCGCACGCCCATCACTACCTGGCGATCTTCGACGGCAAGGGAATCCCGCTGCACCTCGGGCGCAGCCGCCGCACCGCGTCGCCGGGGCAGCGCATCGTCCTCTACAGCCGCGATCGCGGCTGTACCGCGCCCGGTTGTACCGCCCCGGCCTACCAATGCCAGGTCCACCACGCCGCGAGGGACTGGATCGACGGCGGCAACACCAACATCGAGGAGCTGACGTTGGCGTGCGGGTCGGATAACCGCAAGGTCAAACCCGGCGGGTTCCAAACCCGGATCCGGGCCGACGGCCGCTGCGAATGGATACCGCCGCCGCATCTGGATGACGGGTCGCCCCGGGTGAACGACTACCACCACCCGGAGAACCTGATGGCCCCGGACAGCGAGGCCGACCCCGATGGCTAG
- the erm gene encoding 23S ribosomal RNA methyltransferase Erm translates to MPTYRAGRHEHGQNFLNDTATVRTIVDAVGRTHGPLIEIGPGRGALTFELQKLRRPLTVVEIDDRHARWLASRLKNHVCVVNDDFIQWSLPAHRHVLVGNLPFHQTTAMLRKMLHAPAWTDAVLLVQWEVARRRAGIGGATMMTAQWWPWMEFTVHQRVPSSAFTPRPSVDAGLLVMSRRTTPLLDRKHSRRYRQFVHAVFTGRGRGLPAILSQVCAHKSIRAWLSRERIGASALPKDLSAGQWVELFSIAELS, encoded by the coding sequence ATGCCCACCTATCGTGCCGGCCGTCACGAACACGGCCAGAACTTCCTGAACGACACCGCCACCGTCCGCACCATCGTCGACGCCGTCGGGCGGACCCACGGACCGTTGATCGAGATAGGTCCCGGCCGCGGCGCACTGACCTTCGAACTACAGAAGCTGCGGCGCCCCCTCACGGTGGTCGAGATCGACGACCGCCATGCGCGGTGGTTGGCATCGCGACTGAAAAACCATGTGTGCGTGGTCAACGACGACTTCATCCAATGGTCGTTGCCCGCACATCGGCACGTACTGGTGGGCAATCTGCCCTTTCACCAGACCACCGCGATGCTCCGTAAAATGCTGCACGCCCCTGCGTGGACGGATGCGGTGCTGCTGGTGCAGTGGGAGGTCGCGCGCCGACGAGCCGGTATCGGCGGGGCGACCATGATGACCGCCCAGTGGTGGCCATGGATGGAATTCACTGTGCACCAACGTGTCCCGTCGTCGGCATTTACGCCGAGACCGTCGGTGGATGCCGGGCTGCTGGTGATGTCGCGACGGACCACGCCGTTGCTCGATCGCAAGCACAGCCGTCGGTACCGCCAGTTTGTCCATGCCGTCTTCACCGGGCGCGGTCGCGGCCTGCCGGCGATCCTGAGCCAGGTGTGCGCTCACAAGTCCATTCGGGCGTGGCTATCTCGCGAGAGGATCGGGGCGTCCGCGCTACCCAAAGACCTGTCGGCGGGCCAGTGGGTGGAGCTGTTCTCGATCGCGGAACTCAGCTGA
- a CDS encoding fructosamine kinase family protein — protein MHTHQVQTFTKRNLAAPPGFFACEAAGLHWLSEAHGAPCAEVVAQDDTSLTLVRLESAPPTEDAARAFGKALATTHDAGARAWGAAPDGWDGPGFFGPLQHPLPMTFRLHDSWGRFYADERLTPMLDLARAALRSEAIVDIEAVIARCGAGDYDDDDDPARLHGDLWNGNVIWTTKSAVLIDPACYGGHRETDLAMLHLFGCPHLDAVVDGYQREHPLRAGWRERIRMRQLYPLLAHVAMFGSGYAHQTHDAARKALVLS, from the coding sequence TTGCATACTCATCAGGTGCAGACGTTCACCAAGCGCAATCTGGCCGCGCCGCCGGGATTCTTCGCCTGCGAAGCCGCTGGCCTGCACTGGCTTTCCGAGGCGCACGGTGCCCCCTGCGCCGAGGTGGTCGCCCAGGACGACACCAGCCTGACGCTGGTGCGGCTCGAGTCCGCACCGCCCACCGAGGACGCCGCGCGGGCTTTCGGGAAAGCCCTCGCCACGACGCACGACGCCGGCGCCCGGGCCTGGGGCGCGGCCCCGGACGGTTGGGATGGCCCGGGCTTCTTCGGTCCGCTACAACACCCGCTGCCGATGACCTTCAGACTGCACGACAGCTGGGGCCGCTTCTACGCCGACGAGCGCCTGACGCCGATGCTCGACCTGGCCCGGGCAGCGCTGCGCAGCGAGGCCATCGTCGACATCGAAGCGGTGATAGCGCGCTGCGGCGCAGGCGATTACGACGACGACGATGACCCGGCTCGGCTGCACGGCGACCTGTGGAACGGCAACGTCATCTGGACCACGAAGTCCGCGGTGCTGATCGACCCGGCCTGCTACGGCGGCCACCGCGAGACCGACCTCGCGATGCTGCACCTGTTCGGCTGTCCGCACCTCGACGCGGTCGTGGATGGCTATCAGCGCGAACATCCGCTGCGAGCGGGCTGGCGGGAACGGATCCGGATGCGTCAGCTCTACCCGCTCCTGGCACACGTGGCGATGTTCGGCAGCGGATACGCCCACCAGACCCACGACGCGGCTCGTAAAGCCTTGGTGCTCAGCTGA
- a CDS encoding dihydrofolate reductase family protein, whose protein sequence is MGKLIYGFNVSVDGYIADAQGNIDWSEPSEELHQYWNDFERETALSFYGRRLYELMSAYWPTADQAPDADPMIVDYARVWLDMPKVVFSRTLESVDWNSRLERGDPVEVVTKLKAETEGNLEVAGATLAAPIVRAGLVDEYRLVVAPTAVGGGTPFLPSLPSWISLRLLENRTFPGGTVLLRYAARRD, encoded by the coding sequence ATGGGCAAACTCATCTATGGCTTCAACGTGTCGGTGGACGGCTACATCGCCGATGCACAGGGCAACATCGACTGGTCCGAGCCGAGCGAAGAACTGCATCAGTACTGGAATGACTTCGAACGGGAGACGGCCCTATCGTTCTACGGCCGGCGGCTCTACGAACTGATGTCCGCGTATTGGCCGACGGCCGACCAGGCCCCGGACGCCGACCCCATGATCGTTGACTACGCCCGCGTCTGGCTCGACATGCCCAAGGTGGTGTTCTCGCGCACCCTGGAGTCCGTCGACTGGAACTCCCGCCTGGAACGCGGCGATCCGGTCGAGGTGGTGACGAAGTTGAAAGCCGAGACCGAGGGCAACCTGGAGGTGGCCGGCGCGACGCTGGCCGCACCGATCGTGCGGGCCGGGCTGGTGGACGAATACCGGCTCGTGGTCGCGCCCACCGCCGTGGGCGGCGGCACCCCGTTCCTCCCGTCGTTGCCGTCGTGGATCTCACTGCGGCTGTTGGAGAACCGCACCTTCCCGGGTGGCACGGTCCTGCTGCGCTACGCGGCGAGACGCGATTGA
- a CDS encoding PE-PPE domain-containing protein, which produces MRTFKSAKRETARARRRRIDGTKTKKAVLVGAAVATAVSVGLTPPIANAVSSNTYFVGFPDWMGIGEGSTLPSDAAAIEAAIRAGKDTDPLIAWGLDPVSEEDLAPRWATWFNPANADSDVTWSGNILNRRATGTATGWSNGRWVSPSDPGVDLNNLGGLSVDDVFALNDYISQVGGIDKALARVAAPLLNWTTYLSNTNIIAYGDGSIAAGVAYKNFIDAVRRGDVEVGTAETGPRKIVIIDENDPAAREFVRNFSNVGVGTGLLIEASPGVWLLSQGSIPYPDKPGEGPAVDVIPGGVIDVTLLTLTLLRNPGRPNGGLYSRFAPIYEEVNGVNPVSPEREDVLPEGLEGLDLAALLTGQGGLPEDLTDIATLLATIEDLDGNPVVVTLKTDLTWEYDPLSDAPVTANPVAWANSAAASLLVLTLGASLLNLDEGAPGLEMYVAPDGTIYGTLTQEQLPLLAPSRLVAGLLSTATGEDVNTPLSDAVEPFLKVLTNIAYTDVVRNVDADGVITYDRTYDEMHEHLLFGTQTLTRAERAQLAGDLIAVLGAGIGAELTDVGWRTVGRVQELLAELDIEVPEEVSTALAKAIPVPGNVITKVSSELGAGVSDLLGEVEQHLPEEVTLSQKQLEDLQRPVGQAIKPVKDVVDDVSAGLEQAAGQFADGLATGDQEVAGVVEELKVAADDAAVDSKPVSKTRAQQSIAKVRADLKEARDDVRADVKKASDKAKKAVKKAGDDIKKSVKDTAEKVKKAVTPKKQEKKADTSDSDD; this is translated from the coding sequence ATGCGCACGTTCAAGTCAGCAAAGAGGGAAACCGCGCGAGCGCGGCGTCGTCGTATCGACGGGACCAAGACGAAGAAGGCCGTCCTGGTCGGCGCAGCGGTGGCCACTGCGGTGTCGGTGGGGTTGACGCCGCCGATCGCCAACGCGGTATCGAGCAACACGTACTTCGTGGGATTCCCGGACTGGATGGGGATCGGCGAGGGTTCGACGCTTCCGTCGGACGCGGCTGCCATCGAAGCGGCGATTCGCGCGGGCAAGGACACCGATCCGCTGATCGCCTGGGGGCTGGACCCCGTCTCCGAAGAGGATTTGGCACCGCGGTGGGCGACGTGGTTCAACCCGGCCAACGCGGACTCGGACGTTACTTGGAGTGGAAATATCCTCAACCGGAGAGCGACGGGAACAGCCACCGGCTGGAGCAACGGCCGGTGGGTGTCGCCGAGCGACCCCGGAGTCGACCTGAACAATCTGGGTGGGCTCAGCGTCGATGATGTTTTCGCCCTCAATGATTACATTTCCCAGGTAGGCGGGATCGACAAGGCATTGGCGAGAGTGGCTGCGCCGCTGCTGAACTGGACGACCTACCTGTCGAACACCAACATCATCGCTTACGGCGACGGGTCGATTGCGGCGGGCGTGGCGTACAAGAACTTCATCGATGCCGTTCGCCGCGGCGACGTGGAAGTCGGCACCGCGGAAACGGGTCCGCGCAAGATCGTGATCATCGATGAGAACGATCCGGCGGCGCGCGAGTTCGTCCGCAATTTTTCCAACGTGGGTGTGGGCACCGGATTATTGATTGAGGCGTCGCCAGGCGTATGGCTTTTGAGTCAGGGGTCGATTCCGTATCCCGACAAGCCCGGTGAAGGCCCTGCGGTCGACGTTATCCCCGGCGGCGTCATCGACGTCACCTTGCTTACCCTGACGTTGTTGCGCAACCCCGGACGGCCCAACGGCGGCCTGTACTCCCGGTTCGCGCCGATCTACGAAGAAGTGAACGGCGTCAATCCGGTGTCGCCTGAACGGGAGGACGTGCTGCCCGAAGGCTTGGAAGGCCTCGACCTTGCCGCACTGTTGACGGGGCAGGGCGGTCTGCCGGAAGACCTCACCGACATTGCAACGTTGCTCGCGACGATCGAGGATCTCGATGGCAATCCTGTTGTTGTGACACTCAAGACGGACCTGACTTGGGAGTACGACCCGCTCTCGGACGCGCCTGTCACGGCGAATCCGGTGGCGTGGGCGAACTCTGCCGCGGCGTCGCTGTTGGTGCTCACCCTTGGAGCGTCATTGCTCAATCTCGACGAGGGGGCGCCGGGCCTCGAGATGTACGTCGCTCCGGACGGCACGATCTACGGGACCCTGACGCAGGAGCAGTTGCCGCTGTTGGCGCCGTCACGTCTGGTCGCTGGATTGCTCAGCACTGCTACCGGCGAAGACGTGAACACCCCGCTGTCCGATGCCGTGGAACCGTTCCTGAAGGTGCTCACCAATATCGCCTATACGGACGTGGTTCGTAACGTCGACGCCGATGGCGTCATCACCTACGACCGCACGTACGACGAGATGCACGAGCACCTTCTGTTCGGCACACAAACGCTGACCCGGGCGGAGCGTGCACAACTCGCCGGCGATCTGATCGCAGTGCTGGGCGCTGGAATCGGCGCCGAACTAACCGACGTCGGCTGGCGGACCGTGGGACGGGTGCAAGAGCTACTCGCTGAACTGGACATCGAGGTGCCAGAGGAAGTCTCCACTGCTCTCGCGAAAGCGATACCCGTGCCGGGAAACGTGATTACCAAGGTCAGCAGTGAACTGGGCGCCGGGGTGTCTGACCTGTTGGGTGAAGTTGAGCAGCACCTGCCGGAGGAAGTGACGCTCAGCCAGAAGCAGCTCGAGGATCTACAACGGCCCGTCGGGCAGGCGATCAAGCCCGTCAAGGATGTCGTCGACGACGTCTCGGCGGGATTGGAGCAGGCCGCCGGCCAGTTCGCCGACGGACTCGCCACTGGTGATCAAGAGGTTGCCGGCGTTGTCGAGGAACTCAAGGTCGCCGCCGATGACGCGGCGGTGGACTCGAAGCCGGTGTCCAAGACGCGGGCGCAGCAGTCGATCGCGAAGGTGCGGGCGGATCTGAAGGAGGCTCGCGACGATGTGCGGGCTGATGTGAAGAAGGCGAGCGACAAGGCCAAGAAGGCGGTGAAGAAGGCCGGCGACGACATCAAGAAGTCGGTCAAGGACACCGCGGAGAAGGTCAAAAAGGCCGTGACCCCGAAGAAGCAGGAGAAGAAGGCCGACACGTCCGACTCCGACGACTGA